CATAGCTACAAGCTTTTTGGAACCACCTGCATAGCAGGTGGTTTTCTACATACAATAATATAGAATTTGCTAACAACTCGGCAATAACCTTATTACGTTGTAAGAATCAAGAAGATCTAATAAAAAAATGCTCTACATCCAGTTGTCATAAAGACTTCATAAATAAACTTAAAAAAAGTTTAGAAAACCTAGATCATTTAGAATGGTCTAAAAAAAAATTATTTCTCGAAGAGAATTGCACACCATCAAATATTGAAATTAGTGGATTCTCTTTTCATTATAAAAATGATGATTATCTAGTAAGTGTAGTAAGGGATTTAACAGAAAAAAATAACTTAGATAAATTAAAATCTCAAGTTAAAGAAAAAGAAGAAAATTCAAAATTTAAATCTCAAATATTTTCTACTATATCTCATGAATTAAAAACTCCACTTAACATTATTTCAGGAACTATACAATTACTTGAAACAACCCTTAGCAAATCTACAAATTGTGATAACTGTAAATCAATTTCTAGATATATGAAAGTTATGAAACAAAATAGCTATAGATTATTGAGATTAATAAATAATTTTATAGATTTAAATAAAATGGATGTAGGTTTTTTCACAATAGAACTTAAAAATAAAAATATTGTAAAAACTATAGAAGATATTACCTTATCTATAGTGGAGTACACAAACATGAAGGGAATAGAAGTAATATTTGATACAAACTGTGAAAATATTTCAATGGCATTTGATGAAGAAAAAATAGAAAGAGTTATGCTCAATTTATTATCAAATGCAATCAAGTTTACTTCTTCTGGTGGAAAAATATATGTATCAGTATATGATAAAGAAAACAAAGTAGAGATTTCTGTTAAAGACACTGGCATAGGCATACCAGAGGACATGATTGATAATATACTAAACCCTTTCATACAAGTAGATCCATCTCTTAGAAAAAGTGTAGAAGGTAATGGTTTAGGTTTAACTCTTGTAAAATCTATAGTAGAACTTCATGATGGAAACATATTAGTTCAAAGTGAATATAAAAAATGGACTAAATTTATCATAGAATTGCCTAAAACTATTATTGAACAGCAAGAAGAAGATGAGATTACTAATGATGAATTTGTAGATACTAGAA
The sequence above is a segment of the Gottschalkia purinilytica genome. Coding sequences within it:
- a CDS encoding sensor histidine kinase, with product MFSTISHELKTPLNIISGTIQLLETTLSKSTNCDNCKSISRYMKVMKQNSYRLLRLINNFIDLNKMDVGFFTIELKNKNIVKTIEDITLSIVEYTNMKGIEVIFDTNCENISMAFDEEKIERVMLNLLSNAIKFTSSGGKIYVSVYDKENKVEISVKDTGIGIPEDMIDNILNPFIQVDPSLRKSVEGNGLGLTLVKSIVELHDGNILVQSEYKKWTKFIIELPKTIIEQQEEDEITNDEFVDTRIERINVEFSDIYSD